From one Staphylococcus kloosii genomic stretch:
- a CDS encoding flavin reductase family protein, whose translation MNYSPKQGTRSHGLPHDPFKSSTVPRPIGWISTVSKDGHDNLAPYSQYQNLTWDPPMVMFAANQSVLGDNDRKDTVKNAEETGWFVWNMATYDLREAVNLSSKALEPDVDEFDFAGVTKAPCIDAPASRVKESPIQFECEYVQTIRIPTGDPVSTVDIVIGKVAQVHIKDEVILDNGKLDIKSIRPIARLGYYDYTVVDEIFEMKAPAASKEELAGLEGRNFDNKSE comes from the coding sequence ATGAATTACTCACCAAAACAAGGAACACGTAGTCACGGTTTACCACATGATCCATTTAAAAGTAGTACAGTACCAAGACCTATTGGTTGGATTTCTACTGTTTCTAAAGATGGACACGATAATTTAGCGCCTTACAGTCAATATCAAAACTTAACTTGGGATCCACCTATGGTTATGTTCGCAGCTAATCAATCTGTACTAGGCGACAATGACCGCAAAGATACAGTTAAAAATGCTGAAGAAACGGGTTGGTTTGTATGGAATATGGCAACATATGATTTAAGAGAAGCAGTTAACCTATCTTCTAAAGCGCTCGAACCTGATGTAGATGAGTTTGATTTTGCTGGCGTAACTAAAGCTCCGTGTATTGACGCACCGGCTTCTAGAGTAAAAGAATCTCCTATTCAATTTGAATGTGAATATGTACAAACGATTCGTATTCCGACGGGTGACCCGGTATCAACAGTCGATATTGTTATAGGGAAAGTAGCTCAAGTTCATATCAAAGATGAAGTCATTTTAGATAATGGAAAATTAGATATCAAATCTATTAGACCTATTGCTCGCTTAGGTTATTATGATTACACAGTCGTTGACGAAATATTTGAAATGAAAGCACCAGCTGCTTCTAAAGAAGAATTAGCAGGTCTTGAAGGACGTAATTTCGATAATAAATCTGAATAA
- a CDS encoding MMPL family transporter, whose protein sequence is MAKLLYRMGSFIAKHKWTALFSWIILLAIIVGMLAVNSPKFDDDITMNGLKSLDTNDKISKEFHQDSQKASMRIVFHSDKDNGITKKDTKKDIEKALDNIKQDDDYIQNVSNPYDSGQVNKDKNTAIAEINYVVPQTGMKDQSKKIIDREVKDVTDDHNIHVEKTDQMGMGSEPGGTSELVGIIAAFIILLITFGSIIAAGMPIVSALIGLGTSVGLIGLLTLVFDIPNVTLTLSIMIGLAVGIDYSLFILFRYKEIAKKGKDPIEAIGLAVGTAGSAVIFAGITVMVAVCGLSLVGIDFLAVMGFASAISVLFAVLAALTLLPALISIFHKRIKLTTKRDKQQPKAKNSESSPWGRFIVGKPIIATLIGLVILILALLPVTHMRLGMPDDSLKPLDSPQHKAYKMISDNFGQGYNGQLVMLVNTKDDGSKKDIQNDLDNIRNDIKDLDHVDKVNKAQLNDNNHYALLSIIPEEGPNAKSTQDLTYELRDYNSQAKEKYDLDTEISGQSVINIDMSEKLNNAIPVFAGVIVAIAFILLAFVFRSILVPLKAVLGFVLSLAATLGFTTLVMQDGFLSNLFGVDTTGPVLAFLPVIVIGILFGLAIDYELFLMTRVHEEYSKTGDNDHAILVGIKQSGPVIVAAALIMFSVFISFVFQDDATIKSIGIALGFGVLFDAFIVRMTIIPALTKLFGKASWYLPKWLDGIMPQIDIEGKALEEGAEDSQQQTTAYASEYDEYNDVDSQNRPYADSQKPSYMGSDNEQTNHFSNDGRNTFTHQAPTSYFGAQQPQQDEDIDYETLYTQEGSGHEQTQQENQDYSQYANHEPHEDMNKDKIEKTTALYEALAKETSDQDIVYNALMLYARVNNKAVYDKYKNEHTNNGYGDIE, encoded by the coding sequence TTGGCAAAACTACTGTACAGAATGGGTTCATTCATTGCTAAACATAAATGGACGGCTCTTTTTTCATGGATTATCTTACTTGCAATTATTGTAGGTATGCTAGCAGTTAATTCACCGAAATTTGACGACGACATTACAATGAATGGTCTTAAATCATTAGATACTAATGACAAAATTAGCAAAGAATTTCATCAAGATAGCCAAAAAGCATCGATGCGGATTGTCTTCCATTCAGATAAAGACAATGGCATAACAAAGAAAGATACGAAGAAAGATATTGAAAAAGCGTTAGATAATATTAAACAAGATGATGATTACATCCAAAACGTTTCTAACCCTTATGATAGTGGTCAAGTTAATAAAGATAAAAATACTGCAATTGCGGAAATTAACTATGTAGTACCGCAAACAGGTATGAAAGATCAATCTAAAAAAATCATCGACAGAGAAGTTAAAGATGTGACAGATGATCATAATATTCACGTTGAAAAAACTGACCAAATGGGTATGGGTTCTGAACCGGGTGGTACTTCAGAACTTGTTGGTATTATTGCAGCATTTATCATATTGTTAATTACATTTGGTTCAATCATTGCAGCAGGTATGCCTATAGTTAGTGCTCTAATTGGTTTAGGCACAAGCGTAGGACTTATCGGATTATTAACATTAGTCTTTGATATTCCAAACGTTACTTTAACGCTATCGATTATGATTGGACTTGCCGTTGGTATTGATTACTCGCTATTCATTCTCTTTAGATATAAAGAAATTGCGAAAAAAGGTAAAGATCCAATAGAAGCAATCGGTTTAGCGGTAGGTACTGCAGGTAGTGCAGTTATCTTTGCCGGAATCACAGTAATGGTAGCCGTTTGTGGCTTATCTCTCGTAGGTATAGATTTCTTAGCAGTTATGGGATTCGCTTCTGCAATTAGTGTGTTATTCGCCGTTCTAGCAGCGTTAACATTGCTACCAGCGTTAATTAGCATTTTCCATAAACGTATTAAACTAACTACTAAAAGAGATAAACAACAGCCTAAAGCTAAAAATTCAGAAAGTAGCCCTTGGGGTAGATTTATCGTTGGCAAGCCTATTATCGCAACACTTATCGGTCTAGTTATTTTAATATTAGCACTGCTACCAGTAACTCACATGCGTTTAGGTATGCCTGATGACAGCTTGAAACCTTTAGATTCACCTCAACATAAAGCATATAAAATGATCTCTGATAACTTTGGACAAGGTTATAATGGTCAACTTGTTATGTTAGTGAATACTAAAGATGATGGTAGTAAAAAAGACATTCAAAATGACTTAGACAATATTCGCAATGACATTAAAGATTTAGATCATGTAGATAAAGTGAACAAAGCTCAATTGAATGATAATAACCATTATGCGTTACTTTCAATTATTCCTGAAGAAGGTCCAAATGCTAAATCTACACAAGATTTAACTTATGAACTGCGTGATTACAACAGTCAAGCCAAAGAAAAATATGATTTAGATACTGAAATATCAGGTCAAAGTGTGATCAACATTGATATGTCAGAAAAACTAAATAATGCGATTCCAGTATTTGCTGGCGTTATCGTAGCAATTGCTTTCATATTGCTAGCATTTGTTTTCCGTTCAATTCTTGTTCCGTTAAAAGCAGTGTTAGGTTTCGTACTATCACTTGCCGCAACGTTAGGATTTACAACGCTAGTTATGCAAGATGGATTCTTAAGTAATCTCTTTGGTGTAGATACAACTGGTCCTGTGCTTGCCTTCCTACCAGTAATTGTAATAGGTATACTCTTCGGTCTCGCTATAGACTATGAACTCTTCTTAATGACACGTGTTCATGAAGAATATAGTAAGACTGGTGATAATGATCATGCGATACTCGTAGGTATAAAACAAAGTGGTCCAGTTATCGTAGCTGCCGCGTTAATTATGTTCAGTGTGTTTATTTCATTCGTCTTCCAAGACGATGCAACAATTAAATCTATAGGTATCGCCTTAGGTTTCGGTGTGTTATTCGATGCATTTATCGTTCGTATGACAATTATTCCAGCCCTAACTAAGTTGTTTGGTAAAGCTTCATGGTATTTACCTAAATGGTTAGATGGCATTATGCCTCAAATCGATATCGAGGGCAAAGCCTTAGAAGAAGGTGCAGAAGACAGTCAACAACAAACAACAGCATATGCTAGTGAATACGACGAATATAATGATGTTGATTCACAAAACAGACCATATGCAGATAGTCAAAAACCTTCATATATGGGCAGTGACAATGAACAAACTAATCATTTCAGTAATGATGGTCGTAATACGTTTACGCATCAAGCACCTACAAGTTACTTTGGTGCGCAACAACCGCAACAAGACGAAGATATTGATTATGAAACGTTATACACTCAAGAAGGTAGTGGTCATGAGCAAACTCAGCAAGAAAACCAAGACTATTCTCAATATGCAAATCATGAACCACATGAAGATATGAACAAAGATAAAATCGAAAAAACAACAGCTTTATATGAAGCATTGGCTAAAGAAACTTCAGATCAAGATATTGTCTACAATGCTTTAATGTTATATGCACGTGTTAATAATAAAGCGGTATATGACAAATATAAAAATGAACACACAAATAACGGTTATGGAGATATAGAATAA
- a CDS encoding glycine betaine ABC transporter substrate-binding protein, with the protein MIKRRLMKTFGLIATLALALVLSACGNGGSSSDSKKTSLGDKDVEIPYIASDNSTARSLVIAEVLKKAGYNVITTPVQSSGPLYASVSEDKDQFHADGIFPSTDKKYYNKFKNKITVYDQHHLISNVKVGLAVPKYEQDVSSIRDLKDKDFGKSVDWTIQGTDKRNGVMKQTKDEIGDNDLEKYSLNKSSDQDQFKKIQGAYKQQKPIVFTAMDPSWINKELDFKMLDDPDKVYGKQDQHIDLVFNKEFKQSHPGAYKIATRIADDWSKKDEEKLAKKIFVDNKNPEQTAKDYVDDHDSKVDDWKQDVGN; encoded by the coding sequence ATGATTAAGCGACGTTTAATGAAAACGTTTGGCCTTATAGCCACATTAGCCTTAGCCCTAGTGCTAAGCGCTTGTGGTAATGGCGGTAGCTCGTCGGATAGTAAGAAAACATCATTAGGTGATAAAGATGTTGAAATCCCATATATTGCTTCAGATAACTCAACAGCACGTTCATTAGTAATTGCTGAAGTCCTGAAGAAAGCTGGCTATAACGTTATTACAACACCAGTCCAATCAAGTGGACCACTCTATGCTTCAGTTTCTGAAGATAAAGACCAATTTCATGCAGATGGCATATTCCCATCTACAGATAAAAAATATTACAACAAATTTAAAAATAAAATTACGGTCTATGATCAACACCATTTAATTAGTAATGTAAAAGTTGGACTAGCTGTACCTAAATATGAACAAGACGTTAGCTCAATCCGTGACTTAAAGGATAAAGATTTCGGAAAATCAGTGGATTGGACAATCCAAGGTACAGATAAACGTAACGGTGTAATGAAACAAACTAAAGATGAAATTGGAGACAATGATTTAGAGAAATATAGTCTCAATAAATCTTCAGACCAGGATCAATTCAAGAAAATTCAAGGGGCTTATAAACAACAAAAACCTATAGTGTTTACAGCTATGGATCCAAGTTGGATTAATAAAGAACTAGATTTCAAAATGTTAGATGATCCAGACAAAGTCTATGGTAAACAAGACCAACATATTGATTTAGTGTTTAACAAAGAATTTAAACAAAGTCATCCAGGCGCTTATAAAATAGCAACACGTATTGCCGATGATTGGAGTAAGAAAGACGAAGAAAAACTAGCTAAGAAAATATTCGTCGACAATAAAAATCCTGAACAAACGGCTAAAGATTATGTAGACGATCATGACAGTAAAGTTGATGATTGGAAACAAGATGTTGGCAACTAA
- a CDS encoding TetR/AcrR family transcriptional regulator: MQPQSPVQKRTVQHIVHVTYQLLYTNYFDVITVQQICEEAEINRSTFYRYFEDKYDLLYYLAQYIGYTLKSRMNEIDTDSFVEDFVSYFEANKKVFRHLFTSAKSGDIYQELIKVHSKLMFDESAVKSDELAMKIRESDYPEMLCDFMSAGLIEVLKNWVDNNYDDDAKELYHFFKSTIGPL; the protein is encoded by the coding sequence ATGCAACCACAATCACCAGTTCAAAAAAGAACTGTTCAACATATTGTCCATGTGACATACCAATTGCTATATACTAATTATTTTGATGTTATAACAGTCCAACAAATTTGCGAAGAAGCGGAAATTAATCGTAGTACTTTCTACCGTTATTTCGAAGACAAATATGACTTATTGTACTATCTTGCACAGTACATTGGTTATACATTAAAGTCACGCATGAATGAAATAGATACAGATTCGTTTGTCGAAGACTTTGTCTCATATTTTGAAGCCAACAAAAAAGTATTTCGTCATCTATTTACTTCAGCTAAGTCAGGGGATATTTATCAAGAACTTATTAAAGTACACAGTAAATTAATGTTTGATGAATCAGCTGTGAAAAGTGACGAATTAGCAATGAAAATTCGAGAATCTGATTATCCTGAAATGTTGTGTGACTTTATGAGTGCCGGATTAATAGAAGTATTAAAAAACTGGGTCGATAATAATTACGACGATGACGCAAAAGAATTGTATCACTTCTTTAAAAGTACGATAGGGCCATTATAA
- a CDS encoding alpha/beta hydrolase has translation MERVYYGDAEEQFFEVCANDDKSDKWLILVHGGYWRQKHSKENIKDLFDKLDSKGFNVVTIEYRRGEHGWPTPNEDVSASLTKFKQSDFYKGNQEIILIGHSVGGQLALLNEAAVDRVIALAPVTDVPFTYDEGLGQNAAKEYFGDDKALMQQASPIEKSNLTAPTLIVHGNNDDRVLVENTYDFARKFKHANIDLFIFNDLPHMECVNPSHPVFPYLIEWIRG, from the coding sequence ATGGAAAGAGTATATTATGGTGATGCTGAAGAACAATTTTTTGAAGTATGTGCTAATGATGACAAGAGTGATAAATGGCTCATACTCGTGCATGGGGGCTATTGGCGTCAAAAACATTCTAAAGAGAACATTAAGGATTTGTTTGATAAGTTAGATTCTAAAGGATTTAATGTCGTAACGATAGAGTATCGCCGAGGCGAACATGGATGGCCAACACCTAATGAAGACGTTAGTGCGTCGTTAACTAAATTTAAGCAGTCAGATTTTTACAAAGGCAACCAAGAAATAATTTTAATTGGGCATTCTGTGGGTGGTCAACTCGCGTTATTAAATGAAGCAGCCGTCGACCGCGTCATCGCTTTAGCGCCAGTTACAGATGTGCCTTTCACATATGACGAAGGCTTAGGCCAAAACGCTGCTAAAGAATATTTCGGCGACGATAAAGCACTGATGCAACAAGCGTCACCGATTGAAAAGTCTAACCTAACAGCACCCACACTCATTGTACACGGTAATAACGACGATCGAGTACTCGTTGAAAACACTTACGATTTTGCGCGCAAATTTAAACACGCTAACATTGATTTATTTATCTTCAACGACCTGCCTCATATGGAGTGCGTAAACCCGTCACACCCAGTATTCCCATATTTGATAGAGTGGATAAGAGGGTAG
- a CDS encoding GntR family transcriptional regulator, producing MDKPKYQIVADEIKEKIINKNYHIGMLLPTEKQFQDRYNLSRYTIRQAMDLLVSEGYIKKKKGSGSYVSNKYLSSNQDKSLKKIGVIVTYLSEYIFPNIIRGIEKELKKQGYSLILASTNNNHEDEKQCLEMMLNQGVSGLIVEPTKSNVYNPNLSYYPLFKQRDIPILMINANYEELNLPYIAIDDVKSGYLATQYLIDQGHEKIALITKIDDNQGKLRMKGYFNAFEQSDKLFKGEYIYTYNTESRPKVIEQIVEHISNRDISVSALVCYNDEIAYDIIHQLRQCNIKIPQDISIVGEDNSILSRLKELNLTTTAHPQELLGTKAANLIIEAIEQEKVLKSELIDTYIIERSSVKDLKII from the coding sequence ATGGATAAGCCAAAATACCAGATTGTAGCAGATGAAATTAAAGAAAAGATTATAAATAAAAATTATCATATTGGAATGCTCTTACCTACAGAAAAACAATTTCAAGATAGATATAACTTAAGTAGGTATACAATAAGACAGGCCATGGATTTACTAGTTTCTGAAGGTTATATTAAAAAGAAAAAGGGTTCTGGATCTTATGTCAGTAATAAATACTTAAGTAGTAACCAAGACAAAAGTCTGAAGAAAATTGGTGTGATTGTTACATATTTATCTGAATATATATTTCCTAACATTATTAGAGGTATCGAAAAAGAACTAAAAAAGCAAGGATACTCACTAATATTAGCAAGTACAAATAATAATCACGAAGATGAAAAGCAATGTCTAGAAATGATGCTAAATCAAGGCGTATCAGGTCTTATTGTCGAACCCACAAAAAGTAATGTTTATAATCCTAATTTATCTTACTACCCATTATTTAAACAAAGAGACATTCCAATTTTAATGATAAATGCAAATTACGAAGAATTAAATTTGCCTTATATAGCTATTGATGATGTTAAATCAGGGTATTTAGCCACGCAATACCTTATTGATCAAGGCCATGAAAAAATTGCTTTAATTACAAAAATTGATGATAATCAAGGTAAATTAAGAATGAAAGGTTATTTTAATGCCTTTGAACAAAGTGACAAATTATTTAAAGGCGAATATATTTATACGTACAACACTGAAAGTCGCCCAAAAGTTATAGAACAAATAGTTGAGCATATTAGTAATAGAGACATCAGTGTCTCGGCATTAGTATGCTACAACGATGAGATAGCATATGACATTATTCATCAATTGAGGCAATGCAACATAAAAATACCTCAAGACATTTCAATAGTTGGTGAAGATAATTCGATTTTGAGCAGGTTAAAGGAATTAAATTTGACGACTACTGCCCATCCTCAAGAACTATTAGGTACTAAAGCTGCTAATTTAATAATTGAAGCTATTGAGCAAGAGAAAGTACTAAAGTCTGAATTAATTGATACATATATAATCGAGAGAAGTTCAGTCAAAGACTTAAAAATCATTTAA
- a CDS encoding xylulokinase, whose protein sequence is MNNLNSEELSIGIELGSTRIKTIAIDKKLNVRASGSFQWENKFVDGFWTYSANDIWVGLQQSYSAMAQNLFDKTGVTLTKVNSIGISAMMHGYLAFDNNDDLLVPFRTWRNGNTKEAAKKLTNIFNFNIPERWSIAHIYQAILNKESHIAQVEFITTLSGYIHWYLTGEKVIGLGDASGMFPIDISTNNYRQDLLSEAQALFATQGFSNSIESILPQVKLAGEFAGYLTEIGAKLLDPTGKLEPGCILCPPEGDAATGMVATNSITANTGNISAGTSAFAMIVLNNKLQDYYPEVDVVTTPDGKEVAMIHVNNCTSEINDWMNLFSEVLESMGISFSSEEMYGQIFEATLSSDDDLGGLLSYNYISGENITDVDVGHPLFIRLPNNNFNLANFMKMHLYSAFSTLKIGIDLLQENENINLSKLIAHGGIFKTKNIAQQVLSSALQEKITVMDTASEGGAWGISILGYYAALDEQITLEQFLNEKVFINSNEVTIEPNEKEVQNFQNYLNRMKRGLQIERDANYYLGDDKNARATEARSL, encoded by the coding sequence TTGAATAATTTAAATAGCGAAGAATTATCAATAGGTATTGAGTTGGGTTCTACAAGAATAAAAACAATTGCTATTGATAAAAAACTTAATGTAAGAGCTTCTGGTAGTTTTCAATGGGAAAATAAATTTGTAGATGGTTTTTGGACATATTCCGCTAATGATATTTGGGTAGGTCTACAACAAAGTTATAGTGCTATGGCACAAAACTTATTTGATAAAACGGGTGTTACATTAACTAAAGTTAATTCTATTGGTATTAGTGCTATGATGCACGGCTATTTGGCATTTGATAATAATGATGATCTACTAGTGCCATTTAGAACGTGGCGCAACGGTAATACAAAAGAAGCCGCTAAAAAATTAACTAATATATTTAATTTCAATATTCCAGAAAGGTGGAGTATTGCGCATATTTATCAAGCAATTTTAAATAAAGAATCACATATAGCACAAGTTGAATTTATTACTACTTTATCTGGATATATACACTGGTATTTAACTGGTGAAAAAGTAATAGGTTTAGGTGATGCTTCAGGCATGTTTCCTATAGATATAAGTACTAATAATTACAGACAAGATTTATTGAGTGAAGCACAAGCGTTATTTGCAACACAAGGTTTTAGTAACTCGATTGAAAGTATATTACCACAAGTGAAATTAGCAGGTGAATTCGCTGGTTATTTAACTGAAATTGGCGCAAAATTATTAGATCCAACAGGAAAACTTGAGCCTGGGTGCATATTATGTCCGCCAGAGGGTGATGCCGCTACAGGTATGGTAGCAACAAATTCAATTACAGCCAACACTGGCAATATATCAGCAGGTACTAGCGCATTTGCAATGATAGTTTTAAATAATAAATTGCAAGATTATTATCCTGAAGTTGATGTTGTTACAACTCCAGATGGTAAAGAAGTAGCTATGATTCATGTGAATAACTGTACATCAGAAATAAACGATTGGATGAATTTGTTTTCCGAAGTATTAGAATCAATGGGCATTAGTTTTTCATCTGAAGAGATGTACGGACAAATATTCGAAGCAACGCTTTCCAGTGATGATGATTTAGGGGGACTTTTATCATACAACTATATTTCTGGAGAGAATATAACTGATGTAGATGTAGGGCACCCACTGTTTATTAGGTTGCCAAATAATAATTTTAACCTAGCTAACTTTATGAAAATGCATCTATATAGTGCATTTAGCACATTGAAAATAGGCATTGATTTACTGCAAGAAAATGAAAATATTAATTTATCAAAACTAATAGCGCATGGTGGGATTTTTAAAACTAAAAATATTGCGCAACAAGTATTATCTTCAGCCCTTCAAGAAAAAATTACAGTAATGGATACAGCTAGTGAAGGTGGTGCTTGGGGGATTAGTATATTAGGCTATTATGCTGCATTAGATGAACAAATAACTTTAGAACAATTTCTAAATGAAAAAGTATTTATAAATTCAAATGAAGTAACAATTGAACCAAATGAAAAAGAAGTGCAAAATTTCCAAAATTATTTAAATAGAATGAAGCGCGGATTACAGATTGAAAGGGATGCTAATTACTATTTAGGAGATGATAAAAATGCTAGAGCAACTGAAGCAAGAAGTTTATAA
- a CDS encoding L-ribulose-5-phosphate 4-epimerase, which produces MLEQLKQEVYKANLELPQRGLIKYTWGNASAFDSEQQLFVIKPSGVDYDSMSPDDMVVCNLNCEVVEGTLKPSSDMPTHAALYKKFNDIGSIVHTHSPWATTWSQSGLDVPAMGTTHADTFYGSIPCARFLNNEEINKDYEYETGNVIIETFEKRGLNHWEIPAVLLHGHAPFVWGKDCENAVMNAVVLEEVCKMNIFTRQLNPFAETLPQSILDKHYQRKHGVNAYYGQK; this is translated from the coding sequence ATGCTAGAGCAACTGAAGCAAGAAGTTTATAAGGCTAATTTAGAGTTACCCCAAAGGGGACTTATTAAGTATACATGGGGCAATGCGAGTGCATTTGATTCAGAACAACAACTTTTCGTGATTAAACCTAGCGGTGTAGATTACGACAGTATGTCTCCCGACGATATGGTTGTCTGTAATTTAAATTGTGAAGTAGTTGAAGGGACGCTTAAACCATCATCTGATATGCCTACACATGCAGCTTTATATAAAAAATTCAATGATATTGGGAGCATAGTTCATACACATTCACCATGGGCAACCACTTGGTCACAATCAGGACTTGATGTACCGGCTATGGGAACCACACATGCTGACACATTTTATGGTTCGATTCCATGTGCCAGGTTTTTAAATAACGAAGAGATAAATAAAGATTACGAGTATGAAACAGGAAATGTTATTATAGAAACTTTTGAAAAAAGAGGTTTAAACCATTGGGAAATACCGGCTGTTTTATTACACGGTCATGCTCCATTTGTCTGGGGAAAAGATTGTGAAAATGCGGTTATGAACGCTGTAGTTTTAGAAGAAGTATGCAAAATGAATATTTTCACTAGGCAATTAAATCCCTTTGCTGAAACGTTACCGCAATCGATTTTAGATAAACACTATCAAAGAAAACATGGCGTAAATGCTTATTATGGTCAAAAATAG
- the araA gene encoding L-arabinose isomerase gives MKKSKIFWFVVGSQELYGDEALAQVKHNAETIVETLNNTADLDFEIKLQEKLAISADVIKNIMKEANYRDDVVGVITWMHTFSPAKTWIRGTQLLQKPLLHLATQFNKEIPWADIDMDYMNLHQSAHGDREYGFINRRLNKNNEVVFGHWQDTAVQLRINEWMHVANTYYESFDLKVARFGDNMRNVAVTEGDKIEAQIKFGWTVDYFGIGDLVEYINKVSEKEVNELFENYKEAYDFDYRDYSKEEFEKSVIEQIKYEIAIKQFLDDGGYTAFTTNFEDLHGMKQLPGLAVQRLNEQGYGFAGEGDWKTAALDRLLKITTQNKATGFIEDYTYDMREAYKHVLGSHMLEVDPTLASTKPKIVVNPLGIGGKDDPARLVFDGKQGEGVMVTMIDLGTHYKFIVNEINAKTVDEEAPNLPVARILWDVKPSFEQGIRRWIEAGGGHHSVLSLELTIPQITSLFKLFNAEYELIQ, from the coding sequence ATGAAGAAGTCAAAAATATTCTGGTTTGTAGTCGGATCACAAGAACTATATGGGGATGAGGCATTAGCGCAAGTAAAACATAATGCTGAAACGATTGTAGAAACATTGAATAATACTGCTGATTTAGATTTTGAAATCAAATTGCAAGAAAAGTTAGCTATATCTGCAGATGTTATTAAAAACATAATGAAAGAAGCTAATTATAGAGATGATGTAGTTGGAGTAATTACTTGGATGCATACTTTTTCTCCGGCAAAAACTTGGATTAGAGGGACGCAATTATTACAAAAGCCATTATTACATTTAGCAACTCAGTTTAATAAAGAAATTCCATGGGCTGATATTGATATGGATTATATGAACTTACATCAGTCAGCTCATGGTGATAGAGAATACGGCTTTATTAATAGACGTTTGAATAAAAATAATGAAGTTGTCTTTGGTCATTGGCAAGATACAGCAGTTCAACTAAGAATAAATGAATGGATGCATGTTGCTAATACTTATTATGAAAGTTTTGACTTAAAAGTAGCCAGATTCGGAGATAACATGCGTAATGTTGCAGTAACTGAAGGGGATAAGATAGAAGCACAAATTAAATTTGGTTGGACTGTAGATTATTTCGGTATTGGGGATTTAGTTGAATATATAAATAAAGTTTCAGAAAAAGAAGTTAATGAGTTATTTGAAAATTATAAAGAGGCTTATGATTTTGACTATAGAGATTACAGTAAAGAGGAATTTGAAAAGTCAGTTATAGAACAAATTAAATATGAAATAGCTATAAAACAATTTTTAGATGACGGTGGTTACACTGCATTCACTACTAACTTCGAAGACTTACATGGTATGAAACAACTTCCTGGTTTAGCAGTACAAAGGTTAAATGAACAGGGTTATGGTTTTGCTGGTGAAGGTGATTGGAAGACGGCTGCCTTAGATCGTTTGTTGAAAATCACAACACAAAATAAAGCTACAGGTTTTATAGAAGATTACACATATGATATGAGAGAAGCTTACAAACATGTTTTAGGTTCCCACATGTTAGAAGTAGACCCAACCTTAGCTAGTACAAAGCCTAAAATTGTAGTTAATCCTTTAGGTATAGGTGGAAAAGATGACCCAGCAAGACTTGTCTTTGATGGTAAGCAGGGTGAAGGTGTAATGGTAACGATGATAGATTTAGGTACACATTATAAATTTATTGTTAATGAAATCAATGCCAAAACTGTAGATGAAGAGGCACCAAATTTACCAGTAGCTCGAATTTTATGGGATGTCAAACCGTCGTTTGAACAAGGTATTAGAAGATGGATAGAAGCAGGAGGTGGTCACCATTCTGTACTTTCATTAGAATTAACAATCCCTCAAATTACGTCATTATTTAAATTATTTAACGCTGAATATGAATTAATTCAATAA